In Desulfoplanes formicivorans, a genomic segment contains:
- a CDS encoding menaquinone biosynthetic enzyme MqnA/MqnD family protein has product MPTLNIGKIDYLNVWPMFQLLEHPEDGHFDHTLVPGHPSFLNELLARGEIDVSPSSAFEYLLHAEQYQILPGLSISSDGPVQSVLLVSPVPREDLPSFLAHHHNRVNVTGASATSVALLKVLWSLAWGFDQPQWQVVEPGEGLGLGLPFLEIGDRALRIHADRPRGWHITDLGEAWKQWTGLPFVFALWIVRKNLFPERQAMLTTLAARLLDIKKQVPDHLEHLLDQARNKGFSREVLRRYWQIMSYELGEQEQASLALYAHLCTRLGLLPGCPALNKCT; this is encoded by the coding sequence ATGCCTACCCTTAACATCGGAAAAATCGATTATCTCAATGTCTGGCCCATGTTCCAGCTCCTTGAACACCCGGAGGACGGACATTTTGATCATACCCTGGTGCCGGGGCATCCCTCGTTTCTCAACGAGCTTCTGGCCCGGGGCGAGATTGACGTATCCCCGTCATCGGCTTTCGAATACCTGCTCCATGCCGAACAGTACCAGATCCTGCCGGGACTGAGCATCAGCTCCGATGGCCCTGTGCAGAGCGTGCTTCTGGTCAGCCCGGTGCCCCGGGAAGATCTCCCTTCATTCCTGGCCCACCACCACAACCGGGTGAATGTAACCGGTGCCTCGGCAACATCCGTGGCCCTCCTCAAGGTACTCTGGTCCCTGGCCTGGGGGTTTGACCAACCCCAATGGCAGGTCGTGGAACCCGGAGAAGGCCTCGGCCTGGGACTGCCCTTTCTGGAAATCGGCGACCGGGCCCTGCGCATCCATGCCGACCGACCCAGGGGATGGCATATCACGGATCTGGGCGAGGCCTGGAAACAATGGACCGGACTCCCCTTTGTCTTTGCCCTGTGGATCGTGCGCAAGAACCTGTTCCCTGAACGGCAGGCCATGCTCACCACCCTGGCCGCGCGCCTTCTCGACATCAAAAAGCAGGTGCCAGACCACCTGGAACACCTTTTGGATCAAGCCCGCAATAAGGGATTTTCCCGCGAGGTGCTGCGCCGATACTGGCAGATCATGAGCTATGAACTGGGAGAACAGGAACAGGCAAGCCTGGCCCTGTATGCCCACTTGTGCACACGCCTGGGCCTTTTGCCCGGTTGTCCGGCATTAAATAAGTGCACTTGA
- a CDS encoding TrkH family potassium uptake protein, with product MKQRLITPFGLPIYVFAVTILVGTVLLHLEASWAQPGSISWLSALFTATSATCVTGLAVVPTNGFSALGQTVILCLIQLGGLGIMTYTSLVFYLWRKRVSITDRLAVGQSLLHDPSFNLGRFLVQIVVLCFSIEAAGAILLFACDPRGFAPFSALFHAVSAFCNAGFSLFDASLMPWRSHVGVNGVIMGLIILGGLGFSVLIDMLRTMRSRLVSGSRSRKRLAWQTGIVIKTSLFLILAGWVVIFLAEWHGGFGSTDHLGTQVLSALFQSVTARTAGFNTVNIAGMTNIALVIMLPLMLIGGSPGSCAGGIKTTTFRTTIAFAWAQLLGRRQVVINGYALEEKSVNKALVLIILAVVTVLTATVILSVSEGRELAHLRVRGQIVEILFEVVSAFGTVGLSTGLTPHLTPIGKGVIIVLMFVGRLGPIAFLAFLQGWQTRERFAWPERDMLIG from the coding sequence ATGAAACAACGCCTGATAACCCCCTTTGGCCTTCCCATCTATGTTTTTGCGGTGACGATTCTCGTGGGAACGGTGCTGTTGCATCTGGAAGCCAGCTGGGCCCAACCGGGTTCCATCTCGTGGCTGAGCGCCTTGTTCACGGCCACATCAGCCACCTGCGTGACCGGATTGGCGGTTGTTCCCACAAACGGGTTTTCCGCCCTGGGCCAGACCGTGATCCTCTGTCTCATCCAGCTGGGCGGACTGGGCATCATGACCTATACCAGCCTGGTTTTCTACCTCTGGCGCAAGCGGGTGAGCATCACGGATCGCCTGGCCGTGGGTCAGTCCCTGCTCCACGATCCCTCCTTCAATCTCGGCCGTTTTCTGGTGCAGATCGTTGTCCTCTGCTTCAGTATCGAGGCCGCTGGCGCCATCCTGCTCTTTGCCTGTGATCCCCGGGGGTTTGCCCCGTTTTCAGCCCTGTTTCACGCGGTGTCCGCCTTTTGCAATGCCGGGTTTTCCCTGTTTGATGCCAGCCTCATGCCCTGGCGGTCCCATGTGGGGGTCAACGGGGTGATCATGGGATTGATCATCCTCGGGGGGCTCGGGTTTTCCGTGCTCATCGACATGCTGCGCACCATGCGATCCCGCCTGGTTTCCGGCAGCCGGTCCCGCAAGCGTCTTGCCTGGCAGACGGGCATTGTGATCAAGACCTCCCTGTTCCTCATCCTGGCCGGCTGGGTGGTCATCTTCCTGGCCGAATGGCATGGGGGATTCGGCAGTACGGACCACCTGGGAACCCAGGTGCTGTCCGCCCTGTTCCAGTCGGTGACCGCGCGCACAGCCGGGTTCAACACGGTCAACATCGCGGGCATGACCAATATCGCCCTGGTGATCATGCTTCCCCTCATGCTCATTGGCGGGTCGCCAGGATCCTGCGCCGGAGGCATCAAGACCACCACCTTCAGGACAACCATTGCCTTTGCCTGGGCCCAGCTTCTCGGACGCAGACAGGTGGTCATCAACGGGTATGCCCTGGAAGAAAAATCCGTGAACAAGGCCCTTGTTCTCATCATCCTGGCTGTTGTCACGGTGCTCACGGCCACGGTGATCCTGTCGGTGAGCGAAGGCAGGGAACTGGCACACCTGCGGGTTCGCGGGCAGATCGTGGAAATTCTTTTTGAAGTGGTGTCCGCTTTTGGCACGGTGGGGCTGAGTACCGGACTCACCCCACATCTCACCCCCATAGGCAAGGGCGTGATCATTGTGCTCATGTTCGTGGGCCGGCTCGGCCCCATTGCCTTTCTGGCCTTTTTGCAGGGATGGCAGACCAGGGAACGGTTTGCCTGGCCCGAACGGGACATGCTCATCGGGTAA
- the glyS gene encoding glycine--tRNA ligase subunit beta encodes MAHFVLEIGTEEMPARFLPLLDKALHEGFAERLTEAKLAHGSITTLSTPRRLVLTCTDMAEVQEKEEIVVTGPPARIAFDDQGQPTKAGLGFARSQKVDLKDVFVTDTGKGEYLAVNKVVGGEPAARILGEICQDLIAHLPFPKKMHWEGSRFGFGRPLRWLLALLDREIVPFSLAGLTSGNTTHGHRVLGPGPFVVEDAQAYEQVIHDQGRVVLAHEDRVNMIVARGDELAREIGGSIAWNKGLIHHVANLVEYPVPVLGHFDETYLELPAEVLLTSMEVHQKSFGVHGSDGRLLPRFLTVINLEPNSVDVVRKGWERVLKARLEDAMFFWKADADTPFDTWLDKLEQVTFLGPLGSMGDKSRRLARLAGIMAADFAPEHVQDLQRAGRLAKADLVSEMVYEFDDLQGIMGGIYAAKKGETPVVAEALAEQYLPSGQDSPCPETLGGAILALADKLDTLAGCFGIGKIPTGAADPFALRRCTLGVCRIILEHGLRTDIARLLQQALEGYEGVDWKTPPAQTLDLLMDFFAQRLRNFWGGQGYPTRVVDAAIHAGINDLVALEKRIKALAAFAREKDFDQAVLTFKRADNIIRKQGEESGVTFTGRVDPDLLVEDAEKQLHAHLEATRQTWDELWSRDDFAGLLNELWTLRPVVDGFFDTVMVMCDDVDLRSNRLNMLHELVRRLSRLADFSALQV; translated from the coding sequence ATGGCCCATTTTGTTTTGGAAATCGGCACGGAAGAAATGCCGGCCAGGTTCCTGCCCCTTTTGGACAAGGCCCTGCACGAGGGATTTGCCGAGCGCCTGACCGAGGCCAAACTGGCCCATGGTTCCATCACCACCCTTTCCACGCCCCGCAGGCTGGTGCTCACGTGTACGGACATGGCCGAGGTGCAGGAGAAGGAAGAGATCGTGGTCACGGGTCCCCCGGCCCGCATCGCCTTTGATGATCAGGGCCAGCCCACCAAGGCCGGCCTGGGGTTTGCCCGGTCCCAGAAGGTGGACTTGAAGGACGTGTTTGTCACGGATACGGGCAAGGGCGAATACCTGGCCGTCAACAAGGTGGTGGGCGGCGAACCTGCCGCGCGCATACTCGGGGAAATCTGTCAGGACCTGATCGCCCATCTTCCCTTTCCCAAGAAGATGCACTGGGAAGGGTCCAGGTTCGGGTTCGGTCGTCCCCTGCGCTGGCTGCTGGCCCTGCTGGACAGGGAGATCGTGCCCTTTTCCCTGGCCGGTCTTACGTCCGGCAACACCACCCACGGTCACCGCGTTTTGGGACCCGGCCCTTTTGTGGTCGAGGATGCCCAGGCCTATGAACAGGTGATTCACGACCAGGGCAGGGTGGTTCTTGCCCATGAAGACCGCGTGAACATGATTGTTGCCCGGGGTGATGAGCTGGCCCGGGAAATAGGGGGGAGCATTGCCTGGAACAAGGGGCTCATCCACCATGTGGCCAATCTGGTGGAATACCCCGTGCCCGTGCTCGGTCATTTTGACGAGACCTATCTGGAGCTGCCCGCCGAGGTTCTGCTGACAAGCATGGAAGTGCATCAGAAAAGTTTCGGGGTTCATGGGTCCGACGGACGTCTGCTTCCCCGTTTTCTCACCGTGATCAACCTGGAGCCCAATTCCGTGGACGTGGTCAGAAAAGGGTGGGAGCGTGTGCTCAAGGCCCGGCTCGAAGACGCCATGTTTTTCTGGAAGGCCGATGCGGACACGCCGTTTGACACCTGGCTGGACAAGCTGGAACAGGTCACCTTTCTGGGACCCCTTGGCTCCATGGGGGACAAGTCCCGCAGACTGGCCCGGCTGGCCGGGATCATGGCCGCGGATTTCGCGCCCGAACATGTCCAGGATCTGCAGCGGGCCGGCAGGCTGGCCAAGGCAGACCTTGTTTCGGAAATGGTCTACGAGTTTGACGACCTTCAGGGCATCATGGGCGGCATTTATGCCGCCAAAAAGGGAGAAACCCCGGTGGTTGCCGAGGCCCTGGCCGAGCAGTACCTTCCCAGCGGCCAGGACAGCCCGTGTCCTGAAACCCTTGGCGGGGCCATCCTGGCCCTGGCCGACAAGCTGGATACCCTTGCCGGATGTTTTGGTATCGGCAAGATTCCCACCGGGGCTGCCGACCCTTTTGCCCTGCGCCGGTGCACCCTGGGTGTCTGCCGCATCATTCTGGAACACGGCCTGAGAACGGATATTGCCAGGCTCCTGCAGCAGGCCCTGGAAGGGTATGAAGGGGTGGACTGGAAAACACCTCCTGCCCAAACCCTGGATCTGCTCATGGATTTTTTTGCCCAGCGGCTGCGCAATTTCTGGGGAGGCCAGGGATATCCCACCCGCGTGGTGGATGCGGCCATCCATGCCGGCATCAACGATCTGGTGGCCCTGGAAAAACGCATCAAGGCCCTGGCCGCCTTTGCCCGAGAAAAGGATTTTGATCAGGCTGTCCTGACCTTCAAGCGGGCCGACAACATCATCCGCAAACAGGGTGAGGAATCCGGGGTGACCTTTACCGGCCGGGTTGATCCCGATCTGCTGGTGGAGGATGCGGAAAAACAGCTTCATGCCCATCTGGAAGCAACCCGCCAGACATGGGACGAGTTGTGGAGCAGGGACGACTTTGCCGGTCTGCTCAACGAGCTGTGGACCCTGCGGCCGGTTGTGGACGGGTTTTTCGATACCGTCATGGTCATGTGCGATGACGTTGACCTGCGATCCAACCGGCTGAACATGCTCCATGAACTGGTTCGCCGCCTCAGCCGTCTGGCTGACTTTTCCGCCTTGCAGGTGTAG
- the rpsT gene encoding 30S ribosomal protein S20: MANHKSALKRHRQSIKARNRNRMTKTRIKHSVKAVRLAIENNDKDKAQQALQQATSVLDRAASKNVVHWRTAARKISRLSKAVSALG, from the coding sequence TTGGCTAACCACAAGTCCGCACTCAAGAGGCATCGTCAGAGCATCAAGGCCCGCAATCGTAACAGAATGACCAAGACCAGGATCAAGCACAGCGTCAAGGCTGTTCGTCTGGCCATTGAGAATAACGACAAGGACAAGGCCCAGCAGGCCTTGCAGCAGGCCACGTCCGTACTGGACAGGGCTGCGTCCAAGAATGTTGTTCACTGGCGTACGGCCGCCCGCAAGATTTCCCGGTTGAGCAAGGCTGTCAGCGCTCTCGGCTAA
- a CDS encoding adenylate kinase has translation MNILIFGPNGSGKGTQGSLVKKKYDLAHIESGAIFRQHIGQGTDLGKKAKAYIDKGELVPDEITIPMVLETLQEKGANGWLLDGFPRNKVQAEKLWDALQEAGAKLDYVIEILLPREVAKNRIMGRRLCVNDNNHPNNIYIDAIKPDGDKCRVCGGDLKSRADDQDEDAINKRHDIYYNTEDGTLAAAYFYKDLAPKAGFKYIELDGEGTIDAIKETLISQLD, from the coding sequence TTGAATATCTTGATTTTCGGACCCAACGGCAGCGGCAAGGGGACCCAGGGTTCCCTAGTAAAAAAGAAATACGATCTGGCTCATATTGAATCCGGAGCCATTTTTCGTCAGCACATTGGTCAGGGCACTGACCTGGGTAAAAAGGCCAAGGCATATATCGACAAGGGCGAACTTGTTCCCGACGAGATCACCATCCCCATGGTTCTGGAAACCCTGCAGGAAAAAGGCGCCAACGGCTGGCTCCTGGACGGTTTTCCCCGCAACAAGGTCCAGGCTGAAAAGCTTTGGGACGCCCTGCAGGAAGCCGGTGCCAAGCTGGACTATGTCATTGAGATCCTCCTTCCCCGCGAAGTGGCCAAGAACCGCATCATGGGCCGTCGTCTCTGCGTGAACGACAACAACCATCCCAACAATATCTACATTGACGCCATCAAGCCCGATGGAGACAAATGTCGTGTCTGCGGCGGCGACCTCAAGAGCCGTGCCGACGACCAGGACGAAGATGCCATCAACAAGCGTCATGACATCTACTACAACACCGAAGACGGAACCCTGGCTGCCGCCTATTTTTACAAGGATCTGGCTCCCAAGGCCGGTTTCAAGTACATTGAGCTGGACGGCGAAGGCACCATCGACGCCATCAAGGAAACCCTCATTTCCCAGCTGGACTAG
- a CDS encoding potassium channel family protein, translating into MEIGIIGLGKFGFFLGSSLVDMGHRVIGVDSDPAKVQAAQETLTQVYTANASDSIALEQLGIADLAQVVVSVGQSMEASILIALHLKELGAKDVWVKAVSEDHEKILKRIGIKHVIFPERVAAEELARKLVDPGFLDSLSLGKDVVLRELEVDKWAGKNLIELNLTNTLKIQVVAVKRVGKREPDFIPDARRPLNKGELLVVLGKDEDIAKAEA; encoded by the coding sequence ATGGAAATAGGCATTATCGGCTTGGGCAAGTTCGGCTTTTTTTTGGGGTCGTCCCTGGTGGACATGGGCCACCGGGTCATTGGCGTTGACTCGGATCCGGCCAAGGTGCAGGCGGCCCAGGAAACCCTGACCCAGGTGTACACGGCCAATGCCTCCGACAGCATCGCCCTGGAGCAGCTGGGCATTGCAGATCTGGCCCAGGTGGTGGTGAGCGTTGGCCAGTCCATGGAGGCGAGCATTCTCATTGCCCTGCATCTCAAGGAACTGGGGGCCAAGGATGTCTGGGTCAAGGCGGTGAGCGAGGATCATGAAAAGATCCTCAAGCGCATCGGCATCAAGCATGTCATCTTTCCCGAGCGCGTGGCTGCCGAGGAACTGGCCCGCAAGCTGGTTGACCCGGGATTTCTGGATTCCCTGTCACTGGGCAAGGATGTGGTTTTGCGGGAACTTGAGGTGGACAAGTGGGCCGGCAAGAATCTCATTGAGCTGAACCTGACCAACACCCTCAAGATTCAGGTGGTTGCCGTGAAGCGGGTGGGAAAGCGGGAACCGGATTTCATCCCGGATGCCCGACGACCCCTTAACAAGGGGGAGCTGCTGGTGGTTCTTGGCAAGGACGAGGATATTGCCAAGGCGGAGGCGTAA